From the Leptolyngbya sp. O-77 genome, one window contains:
- a CDS encoding alpha/beta fold hydrolase → MTLPIRNGRIRLSQGQIFWREVGQGVPIVLLHDTWSDGGEWLAVVDLLAERYHCLMPDLLGFGESERPRLHYSVALEVDCLAEWLEALRLRRVSLVGVGVGAWVAASFALKHEEKVDGLVLLAPEGVKVVGSEQRWRGGRSLVSRVPLARWLLNLVAPVARLLGWRSLLKLQERVRLWRRSPAASQILFNRRPVEIQAEYIGGTSSGSTSGPISSSTGTHGQHLSWLKVPLLLLQGDAERSLIAAQIRAYTDAPLAQVQTLPGQDLLQTSPEAVARSIHAFIRSQG, encoded by the coding sequence ATGACTCTACCTATTCGCAACGGACGCATTCGCCTGTCCCAGGGACAGATCTTTTGGCGTGAGGTGGGGCAAGGCGTGCCAATCGTGCTGCTCCACGACACCTGGAGCGACGGTGGCGAGTGGCTAGCGGTGGTGGATCTACTAGCCGAGCGGTATCACTGTTTGATGCCAGATTTGCTGGGTTTTGGCGAGTCGGAGCGGCCGCGGCTGCATTATTCTGTGGCGCTGGAGGTGGACTGTCTGGCAGAGTGGCTGGAGGCGCTGCGGCTGCGGCGGGTCTCCCTGGTGGGCGTGGGCGTAGGGGCTTGGGTGGCGGCGAGTTTTGCGCTAAAGCACGAAGAAAAGGTGGATGGACTGGTGCTGCTGGCTCCGGAGGGGGTGAAGGTGGTGGGGAGCGAACAGCGGTGGCGCGGTGGGCGATCGCTCGTCTCCCGCGTCCCTCTAGCTCGCTGGCTGCTGAATCTGGTTGCGCCCGTCGCAAGGTTGCTAGGTTGGCGCAGCCTGCTGAAGTTGCAAGAGCGGGTGCGTTTATGGCGGCGATCGCCCGCAGCCAGCCAAATCTTGTTCAACCGTCGCCCGGTGGAAATTCAGGCAGAATACATCGGCGGCACGTCTAGTGGCTCGACCAGCGGCCCGATCAGCAGCTCGACCGGAACCCACGGACAGCATCTCTCCTGGCTCAAAGTACCGCTGCTGCTGCTGCAAGGCGACGCAGAACGCTCCCTCATCGCCGCCCAGATTCGCGCCTACACCGATGCCCCTCTGGCTCAGGTGCAAACGCTGCCAGGTCAAGATTTATTGCAAACGTCCCCAGAAGCCGTCGCCCGCTCGATTCACGCTTTTATCCGCAGCCAGGGCTGA
- a CDS encoding NUDIX domain-containing protein: MNQVWRYLKTGLGVVFRHPLTGTSIIPILPDGKIVLVKRRDNGRWSLPGGMIDWGEDIHSSVKRELEEETGLRLINVRRLVGVYSSPGRDPRFHSICIAIAVEVEGAFMVQDLLEVEEVRAFEPTAIPHGHLSHDHDRQLQDYFAGLTTLA, translated from the coding sequence ATGAACCAAGTCTGGCGATATCTGAAAACAGGACTCGGCGTGGTGTTTCGGCATCCGCTGACGGGCACCAGCATCATCCCCATTCTGCCCGATGGCAAAATTGTGCTGGTGAAGCGACGCGACAACGGGCGCTGGAGTTTGCCTGGTGGAATGATTGATTGGGGAGAAGATATCCACAGTTCAGTAAAGCGGGAACTAGAGGAAGAGACAGGACTGCGGCTGATCAACGTGCGGCGGTTAGTGGGTGTGTATTCGTCGCCCGGTCGCGACCCCCGGTTTCACTCGATCTGTATTGCGATCGCCGTTGAGGTCGAAGGCGCGTTTATGGTGCAAGACCTGCTAGAGGTGGAAGAGGTGCGAGCATTTGAGCCGACTGCAATTCCCCATGGGCATCTGTCTCACGACCACGATCGCCAGCTTCAGGATTATTTTGCAGGACTGACAACGCTAGCGTAA
- the bcp gene encoding thioredoxin-dependent thiol peroxidase — protein MPLKPGDPAPDFSLPDGNGNPVNLKDFRGKWVVLYFYPRDNTPGCTTEACGFRDAYADYEASDVVVLGVSTDDAKSHTKFTTKYNLPFPLLTDADGAVGTAYESYGLKKFMGKEYMGISRNTFLIDPDGKIAKVYLKVKPDNHATQILEDLAALRA, from the coding sequence ATGCCGCTCAAACCTGGTGACCCCGCCCCCGACTTTAGCCTCCCCGACGGCAACGGTAATCCTGTAAACCTCAAGGATTTTCGCGGCAAGTGGGTCGTGCTGTATTTCTACCCGCGAGACAATACGCCGGGATGTACGACCGAAGCCTGCGGGTTTCGCGATGCCTATGCAGATTACGAGGCTAGCGACGTGGTGGTGCTGGGTGTTAGCACCGACGATGCCAAATCGCACACCAAGTTTACGACCAAGTATAATCTGCCTTTCCCACTGTTGACGGATGCCGATGGCGCAGTCGGCACGGCTTACGAGAGCTATGGGCTGAAAAAGTTTATGGGCAAGGAATATATGGGCATCAGCCGCAATACCTTCCTGATTGACCCGGATGGAAAGATTGCCAAAGTCTACCTCAAGGTCAAGCCCGACAATCACGCAACGCAAATCCTCGAAGATTTGGCGGCGCTTAGGGCATAG
- a CDS encoding IS5 family transposase (programmed frameshift), giving the protein MTTRRYALRDDQWERLQDLLPGRAGAVGVTAKDNRLFVEAVLYRYRAGIPWRDLPERFGHFRKVHTRFRRWAKTGVWQRVFQVLSEDADNEYAMIDTTIVRAHQHSAGAKGGDANAQAIGRSKGGLSTKIHATVDALGNPTGFHLTPGQTCDLDGADVLLENIQADTVLADKGYDADQRVIERLQQQGKAAVIPPKRNRKTPREYDKELYKARHLIENFFAKLKQYRAIATRYDKLAETFLGAIYMAAALTWLN; this is encoded by the exons ATGACAACCCGACGCTACGCCCTGCGCGATGACCAATGGGAACGGCTCCAAGATTTGCTCCCTGGACGAGCGGGGGCGGTGGGAGTCACAGCAAAGGATAATCGTCTGTTTGTCGAGGCAGTGCTATATCGATATCGAGCCGGCATTCCCTGGCGAGACTTGCCAGAGCGGTTTGGTCATTTTCGCAAGGTTCACACCCGCTTTCGGCGCTGGGCAAAGACGGGCGTATGGCAACGGGTGTTTCAGGTGCTGTCTGAAGATGCAGACAACGAATACGCCATGATCGACACCACGATTGTGCGTGCTCATCAGCATAGTGCTGGGGCAAAGG GGGGGGATGCCAATGCCCAAGCCATTGGTCGTAGTAAAGGGGGATTGAGCACCAAGATTCATGCGACTGTCGATGCACTGGGCAATCCGACAGGCTTTCACCTCACACCCGGGCAGACCTGTGACCTTGATGGGGCTGATGTGCTGCTAGAGAACATTCAAGCTGATACAGTCCTGGCTGACAAAGGATATGACGCAGACCAACGGGTGATTGAGCGACTCCAACAACAGGGCAAGGCTGCTGTGATTCCGCCCAAGCGAAACCGCAAGACACCGCGTGAATACGACAAGGAGCTATACAAAGCGCGGCACTTAATTGAGAACTTCTTTGCCAAACTCAAGCAGTACCGAGCGATTGCGACACGCTATGACAAGTTAGCCGAAACGTTTCTGGGTGCAATTTACATGGCGGCTGCCCTGACTTGGCTTAATTGA
- a CDS encoding PAS domain-containing protein: MDESQTPKSQVHPVSSAGQPGHLGWVLEGEAALRSRIAELEAQLQQQQIALQQAQAAQQTREQLQGLLDGVDAAIAQIRHFADGRWHYVYCSAGYAHIFGYSAQDFIAQPDLWQQQVHPDDRAIAQTIFASILAVDSDTPLSQRTFAVEYRFTHKTEGLRWISTRFRVQPPVPSVDGQTSQVVNVLSFDITDRKQANLALQKQEVVLRAALDLNHIGLWDWNLETGQVTWNDNHFRLLGLTPNHQQSTYDLWRQSVHPDDVDYAERMAELALTQHQDCRAEYRVIWPDGSVRWMLALARGRYDAHQVPIQMIGVLMDITSRKQAEEAVRLSEARLAGILDIAADAIISVDQSQRIILFNQSAERIFGYGSAEVMGQSIDLLLPQGFFETDREAIHESTSLRSPHQRSPLHSEPQRWNNRLLGEVRARRKDGSEFPAEASVSKLVQGGEVVFTTILRDISDRKRIEADRLQAQASLHQQFARERALNRVMQAIRNSLDLEDIFATATRELASLLAVNGAWVSRYDAQRRVWVDVASYSHSPNFRAPGLEIPDDNNPVAARLKRLEMVQLDRTDGLSVVDPAYPVESDPVLGHWLLMPLRVEGLVWGALGLACNRHSKTWREDELALVRLVADQMAIAIQQSHLYQTAQAELAERQRVEADLQRLNRELEQRVRERTAQLQISLSIAQMGIWEHDIATGAQTWSPENYAVLGYCTDADGRVLDSHGNEISPRPVHQSFYERVHPNDQDLLETTERESLQTHTPYDLEYRVVWLDGSTHWLYERGTYLFDDAGIAVKLIGVTMDVTHLKQTEAALRQSEQMFRQLFENAPIGILLLSPETGRILRANQRFCQMLGYTVEEITRFTPADITHPADWNLSAPLLEQAMRETSHPKSPQEVPHFRIEKRLIHKDGHTLWVELTACFVRNDLSRLGYGVAMVQEIGDRKQADAQIRTSLQEKEVLLKEIHHRVKNNLQVISSLLRMQARRLDDRTTAMLLLESQNRVQSMAIIHEQLYQSANFSQIDLDNYIRTLVANLFQTYGVNPKHIVPAIATHGFSLNLNTAIPCGLIINELVSNALKYAFPEGQSGNITICVEIQPPDDGTTSCLGTLTVSDDGVGMPPDLDWQHTNSLGLVIVRSLVAQLQGDLELQRELGTAFIIRFPIANLPA; this comes from the coding sequence ATGGACGAGTCGCAAACGCCCAAATCTCAGGTTCACCCAGTCTCGTCTGCGGGGCAGCCGGGTCATTTGGGCTGGGTTTTAGAGGGCGAAGCCGCGCTGCGATCGCGCATTGCTGAGCTAGAAGCCCAACTTCAGCAGCAGCAGATCGCGCTCCAGCAAGCTCAAGCGGCGCAGCAGACTAGGGAACAATTGCAGGGCTTGCTAGATGGCGTAGATGCGGCGATCGCCCAAATTCGTCATTTTGCCGATGGGCGCTGGCACTATGTTTACTGCTCCGCTGGCTATGCCCACATCTTTGGCTACTCCGCTCAGGACTTCATCGCGCAACCCGACCTGTGGCAGCAACAGGTTCATCCAGACGATCGGGCGATCGCCCAGACGATCTTTGCCAGCATCCTCGCCGTTGACTCAGACACCCCCCTCAGCCAGCGCACCTTTGCGGTGGAATATCGCTTTACCCACAAAACTGAGGGTCTGCGCTGGATTAGTACCCGATTTCGAGTGCAGCCCCCCGTTCCATCTGTGGATGGGCAAACCAGTCAGGTTGTGAATGTCCTGAGCTTCGATATTACAGATCGAAAACAGGCAAATCTAGCTTTGCAAAAACAAGAAGTCGTCCTGAGGGCTGCGCTCGACCTCAACCATATTGGGCTGTGGGACTGGAACCTGGAGACGGGGCAAGTCACCTGGAACGACAACCATTTTCGACTGCTAGGGCTAACGCCCAACCATCAGCAGTCCACCTATGACCTGTGGCGGCAGTCCGTCCATCCCGACGACGTGGACTACGCTGAGCGAATGGCCGAACTCGCGCTCACTCAACACCAGGACTGCCGAGCCGAGTATCGGGTGATCTGGCCAGATGGCTCAGTCCGCTGGATGTTGGCGCTGGCTCGCGGCCGATACGATGCCCATCAAGTGCCCATCCAGATGATTGGCGTATTGATGGATATCACGTCTCGCAAGCAGGCAGAAGAAGCCGTGCGGCTGTCTGAGGCTCGGCTGGCAGGCATTCTCGACATTGCCGCAGATGCCATTATTTCGGTTGACCAGTCTCAGCGGATCATTCTGTTTAATCAGAGCGCCGAGCGCATTTTTGGCTATGGCAGCGCTGAGGTGATGGGGCAATCAATCGATTTGCTGCTGCCCCAGGGTTTCTTTGAAACAGACCGTGAAGCAATCCATGAGTCAACGTCGTTGCGATCGCCCCATCAGCGATCGCCCCTCCACTCAGAACCGCAGCGATGGAACAATCGGCTCTTGGGCGAGGTGCGGGCCCGCCGCAAAGACGGCAGCGAGTTTCCGGCCGAAGCCTCGGTGTCCAAGTTGGTGCAGGGTGGAGAGGTCGTGTTCACCACCATTCTGCGAGACATCAGCGATCGCAAGCGAATTGAGGCCGATCGTTTGCAGGCCCAGGCCTCGCTGCATCAGCAATTTGCCCGCGAACGAGCGCTCAACCGGGTCATGCAGGCGATTCGCAACTCGCTTGACCTGGAAGATATTTTTGCCACGGCTACCCGTGAATTAGCCTCTTTGCTGGCGGTGAACGGCGCTTGGGTATCGCGCTACGACGCGCAGCGACGGGTTTGGGTAGACGTAGCCAGCTACTCTCACAGCCCCAATTTTCGCGCACCAGGTCTAGAAATTCCCGATGACAATAATCCGGTTGCGGCTCGGCTAAAACGCCTGGAAATGGTGCAGCTGGATCGCACAGATGGCCTGTCGGTGGTTGACCCGGCGTATCCAGTTGAGAGCGATCCTGTATTGGGTCACTGGCTGCTGATGCCGCTGCGGGTGGAGGGCCTGGTCTGGGGGGCGCTGGGGCTGGCGTGCAATAGACACTCAAAGACGTGGCGAGAAGATGAGCTGGCGCTGGTGCGCCTGGTTGCAGATCAGATGGCGATCGCCATTCAGCAATCCCATCTGTATCAAACAGCCCAGGCAGAACTTGCCGAGCGGCAGCGGGTCGAAGCCGACCTCCAACGCCTCAACCGTGAGCTGGAACAACGAGTGCGCGAACGCACCGCCCAACTCCAGATCTCGCTATCCATCGCCCAAATGGGCATCTGGGAGCACGACATAGCGACTGGAGCGCAAACCTGGTCGCCCGAAAACTACGCCGTTCTGGGCTATTGCACCGATGCCGACGGGCGCGTCCTCGATTCCCACGGCAACGAGATCAGCCCCCGTCCGGTTCACCAGTCGTTCTATGAACGGGTTCATCCCAACGACCAAGATTTGTTAGAAACAACAGAACGCGAATCTTTGCAAACCCACACGCCCTACGACCTGGAGTATCGCGTCGTTTGGCTAGACGGCTCTACGCACTGGCTCTACGAACGGGGCACATACTTATTTGATGATGCAGGTATCGCGGTTAAGCTGATTGGCGTGACGATGGACGTAACCCATCTCAAACAAACCGAAGCCGCACTGCGCCAGAGCGAACAAATGTTTCGGCAACTGTTTGAAAATGCCCCTATCGGTATCCTGCTGCTGTCGCCAGAGACAGGACGCATCCTCCGAGCAAACCAGCGCTTCTGCCAAATGCTCGGCTACACTGTCGAAGAAATAACTCGCTTCACCCCCGCAGATATTACCCATCCTGCCGACTGGAATTTGTCTGCACCGCTGCTGGAGCAAGCCATGCGCGAAACCAGCCATCCCAAAAGCCCACAGGAAGTTCCCCATTTCCGCATTGAAAAGCGCCTAATTCACAAAGACGGGCATACCCTCTGGGTAGAACTGACGGCCTGCTTTGTCCGCAATGATCTGAGCCGATTGGGCTATGGCGTGGCGATGGTGCAGGAAATTGGCGATCGCAAACAGGCCGATGCCCAAATTCGCACCTCCCTCCAGGAAAAAGAGGTGCTGCTCAAAGAGATCCACCATCGCGTCAAGAATAACTTGCAGGTGATTTCCAGCCTGCTGCGAATGCAGGCCCGCCGCCTAGACGATCGCACCACGGCGATGCTGCTGCTAGAATCCCAAAATCGGGTGCAGTCGATGGCGATTATTCACGAGCAGCTCTATCAATCGGCCAATTTCTCGCAAATTGACCTGGATAACTATATTCGGACGCTGGTGGCCAATTTGTTTCAAACCTATGGCGTAAATCCAAAACACATCGTTCCGGCGATCGCTACCCACGGCTTCAGCCTCAACCTCAACACAGCCATTCCCTGCGGCCTGATTATCAACGAGCTAGTCTCGAATGCGCTGAAATATGCCTTCCCAGAAGGCCAATCCGGTAATATTACTATCTGTGTAGAAATTCAGCCACCTGACGACGGCACAACATCCTGCCTGGGAACGCTAACGGTGAGTGACGATGGTGTTGGAATGCCGCCCGATTTGGACTGGCAGCACACCAACTCCTTGGGACTGGTCATCGTCCGCAGCCTAGTTGCCCAATTGCAGGGCGACTTAGAGCTTCAGCGTGAATTGGGGACAGCGTTTATCATTCGTTTTCCAATCGCTAATCTGCCCGCTTAA
- a CDS encoding ATP-binding protein, with protein sequence MPPTRLLIVEDEHLIAYDLRESLERFGYEIVAVADTGIDAVRRAEQLRPDLVLMDIRLPGEIDGIDASEQIQTQLHIPVVYLTANADQATLERVTASHPYGYVLKPFNDRILATTIEIALARHRAETAAEAAQRLTEAEMQRRAERLAVVSHEIRTPLMAIRACIDSLQRYGNLLPPDKQQQHLQQIQTAAESLSLLLEDILLLERMHSDRLEFLPTPIDVASFCEEQVEVWRYTSDHQCELAFSSDGAPCITRLDHKLLWHVVNNLLSNAVKYSPDGGCVSLTVSCQPDMIGLQVKDEGIGIPPEAMPQLFEPFHRASNVGEIPGTGLGLAIAKRCIDLHGGQISVKSTLGEGTVFTVQLSRL encoded by the coding sequence ATGCCACCCACCCGTCTGCTCATTGTTGAAGATGAACACCTGATTGCATACGACCTGCGGGAATCGCTAGAGCGGTTTGGCTACGAAATTGTGGCAGTTGCCGATACGGGCATCGACGCAGTGCGACGGGCCGAGCAACTGCGACCCGATTTGGTGCTGATGGACATCCGACTGCCTGGAGAGATAGACGGTATCGATGCTTCTGAACAAATTCAAACCCAACTCCACATTCCTGTGGTTTACCTCACAGCCAATGCTGATCAAGCGACGCTAGAGCGAGTTACAGCCTCGCACCCCTATGGATACGTCCTCAAACCCTTCAACGATCGCATTCTAGCGACCACAATTGAAATTGCCCTGGCCCGCCACCGCGCCGAAACTGCTGCCGAAGCCGCTCAACGACTGACCGAAGCCGAAATGCAGCGCCGCGCCGAACGCCTGGCCGTGGTTTCCCACGAAATTCGCACGCCGCTGATGGCGATTCGAGCTTGTATTGATTCATTACAACGCTATGGCAACCTGCTCCCTCCGGATAAACAGCAGCAGCATCTTCAGCAGATCCAAACCGCTGCCGAAAGTCTCAGCCTGTTGCTAGAAGATATTCTTTTGCTAGAGCGAATGCATTCCGACCGTCTGGAATTCCTCCCTACACCCATTGATGTGGCGAGCTTTTGCGAAGAGCAGGTAGAGGTCTGGCGCTACACCTCTGACCATCAGTGTGAATTAGCATTCTCCTCAGACGGAGCGCCTTGCATTACTCGGCTTGATCACAAGCTGCTATGGCATGTGGTAAACAATCTGCTATCCAATGCTGTGAAGTATTCCCCTGACGGAGGCTGCGTGTCTCTAACGGTGTCTTGCCAGCCAGACATGATTGGGCTTCAGGTCAAAGATGAGGGCATTGGCATTCCACCAGAAGCGATGCCGCAATTGTTTGAGCCGTTTCACCGAGCCAGCAATGTTGGTGAAATTCCGGGGACGGGTCTGGGATTGGCGATCGCCAAACGCTGCATCGACCTCCACGGCGGCCAGATTAGCGTAAAAAGCACCCTGGGGGAGGGCACTGTGTTTACCGTGCAGCTAAGCAGATTGTGA
- a CDS encoding right-handed parallel beta-helix repeat-containing protein, producing MKCFPLKLVSCGLLLEVLLSGFLNPSPISAQEAPPPDTPTSNSAIDLVIPVRASAGYNTGGSGYEEAVNLEGFIPLHQSPGERITFLEPRLYLGEESNLGGSLLLGHRFYDADDNRIWGGYLAYDNRQTRRNTFHQLGLGVESLGAIWDFHFNAYLPIGDRRQVDREQEISNLLNTSARFQGNFLLLENLIEEQRLRTYEAAAGGFDLEAGARLAHWQGGDLRGYGGIYFYDPAGGDSASGWRLRLDADVNPSLNLGLALQDDDLFGTHLLFSATLTFPRIRPRGPIGNPMLVQARLGEPILRARGIALDRQQEVERSTQQVTMPLMNPEEEQPYRFHHVILGRGAGGDGTFERPFGTVQAALNATRSDGNDVVYVDAGRRVDIPAFTIPDRVQVLSQGPAQLLGGLPFPGFPRTDVRLPFSPVLNYRDGVLVRLPLSGDGNFPVIRGGGADLVRLGNRTVLAGFRLEEAAGNAIVGTSIRDVELRDNSIRNAGDRGVFLDNVTGSVVIFDHQLRNIAGGAGSGQGMLIRNTTDGTTQVTIARYRASGQRVGIEMVVEGDRPASLTPEQTIALQNVVITDSRDQGLLVQANDVGNQQIELRRGRILNSGSQGVLIQADNTGSQEVTLENVVIQGSGGAGVQVVGSVLDSLTTSAQEVYLRRSRIENNGGAGIDITANGLAAQEFGIGNNILRNNGGPGIQAVANNRSFQEFVTDVANNSRGISDNEISGNSQAGISLTVNSAATAIADIQDNRIADNLTAGNPDLNVTSTSNAADVCAVVNNNTSAAGIRLSNPASGLFEVGDLPTVATRNTGTVELLPGPPVFTNKPGAQSCFR from the coding sequence ATGAAGTGTTTTCCCCTAAAGCTTGTTTCCTGTGGACTCCTGCTAGAGGTACTGCTGAGTGGTTTTCTCAATCCAAGCCCCATCAGCGCCCAGGAAGCCCCCCCGCCCGATACCCCCACGAGTAATTCTGCAATTGACTTGGTTATTCCAGTGCGGGCTAGCGCAGGTTATAACACGGGTGGATCGGGTTACGAAGAGGCAGTAAACCTGGAAGGATTTATCCCGCTGCATCAATCTCCGGGGGAGCGGATTACCTTCCTGGAGCCAAGGCTTTACCTGGGTGAAGAGAGCAACCTCGGAGGCAGTCTGCTTCTGGGGCACCGATTCTACGATGCGGATGACAACCGGATCTGGGGGGGCTATCTGGCCTACGACAATCGCCAGACCCGGCGTAATACGTTTCATCAGTTGGGGCTGGGGGTAGAAAGCTTAGGCGCGATTTGGGATTTTCATTTCAATGCTTACCTGCCGATTGGCGATCGCCGTCAGGTCGATCGCGAACAGGAAATCAGCAACCTCCTGAACACCAGCGCCCGCTTTCAGGGCAACTTTCTGCTCCTGGAAAATCTGATCGAGGAGCAGCGATTGCGAACCTACGAAGCGGCCGCTGGCGGGTTTGACCTGGAAGCAGGCGCTCGGCTTGCCCACTGGCAGGGAGGAGACTTGCGGGGCTATGGCGGCATCTATTTCTATGACCCCGCAGGCGGCGACAGCGCCTCGGGTTGGCGGTTGCGCCTAGATGCAGATGTCAATCCTAGCTTGAACCTGGGCCTCGCCCTCCAAGATGACGATCTGTTTGGCACTCACTTACTCTTTTCAGCCACGCTCACCTTTCCCCGGATTCGCCCTCGCGGGCCGATCGGCAATCCGATGCTGGTTCAGGCCCGACTCGGTGAGCCGATCCTGCGGGCGCGAGGCATTGCCCTTGATCGTCAACAAGAAGTCGAGCGCTCGACCCAGCAGGTGACGATGCCCTTGATGAACCCGGAAGAAGAGCAGCCGTATCGGTTTCATCATGTGATTTTGGGCCGGGGGGCAGGCGGCGACGGGACGTTTGAGCGACCCTTTGGAACCGTTCAAGCGGCTCTTAATGCCACTCGCTCTGACGGCAACGATGTGGTGTACGTCGATGCAGGGCGCAGGGTGGATATTCCTGCCTTCACCATTCCCGATCGGGTACAGGTGCTATCCCAGGGGCCAGCCCAGCTACTCGGTGGTTTGCCCTTCCCGGGCTTTCCTCGAACAGATGTGCGGCTGCCCTTTTCCCCAGTGCTGAATTATCGCGATGGTGTTTTGGTGCGGCTGCCCCTGTCAGGGGATGGCAATTTTCCGGTGATCCGAGGCGGCGGCGCAGATCTGGTGAGATTGGGGAACCGTACCGTCTTAGCCGGATTTCGCCTAGAGGAGGCGGCGGGCAATGCGATTGTCGGCACTAGCATTCGAGATGTTGAACTGCGCGATAACTCGATTCGGAATGCGGGCGATCGCGGCGTTTTCTTGGACAACGTAACGGGCAGCGTCGTCATATTTGACCATCAGCTTCGCAACATTGCGGGCGGGGCGGGTTCTGGGCAGGGGATGCTGATTCGCAACACTACCGACGGCACAACCCAAGTGACCATCGCCCGCTATCGAGCCAGCGGTCAGCGGGTAGGAATTGAGATGGTGGTGGAGGGCGATCGCCCTGCCAGCCTCACCCCTGAACAAACCATCGCTCTACAAAACGTGGTGATTACAGACAGCCGCGACCAGGGACTTTTGGTGCAGGCCAACGACGTGGGCAATCAGCAAATCGAACTCCGTCGGGGTCGCATTCTCAACAGCGGTAGCCAGGGTGTCCTGATTCAGGCAGATAACACAGGTTCTCAAGAGGTCACCCTGGAAAACGTCGTTATTCAGGGGAGCGGTGGAGCGGGTGTGCAGGTTGTGGGTAGCGTGCTAGATAGCCTAACGACCTCTGCTCAGGAGGTCTACCTCCGTCGCAGCCGAATCGAAAACAATGGCGGTGCAGGCATTGATATCACGGCTAATGGCCTGGCGGCGCAGGAGTTTGGCATCGGGAACAACATCCTCCGCAATAATGGCGGGCCGGGCATCCAGGCCGTTGCAAACAACCGCTCCTTTCAGGAATTCGTGACGGATGTGGCAAATAACTCTCGCGGCATCAGCGACAATGAAATTTCTGGTAATTCGCAGGCAGGCATTAGTCTCACGGTTAACAGTGCTGCGACTGCGATTGCCGATATTCAGGACAACCGAATCGCCGACAATCTGACGGCAGGCAACCCAGATTTGAACGTTACATCGACCAGCAATGCTGCTGATGTGTGTGCGGTGGTGAATAACAACACGAGTGCAGCAGGAATTCGCTTGAGCAACCCGGCATCGGGGCTGTTTGAGGTGGGCGATTTGCCGACGGTTGCCACGCGCAATACGGGGACGGTGGAACTGCTGCCAGGGCCGCCTGTCTTTACAAACAAGCCAGGGGCACAATCTTGCTTCCGATAG